From the Penicillium oxalicum strain HP7-1 chromosome V, whole genome shotgun sequence genome, one window contains:
- a CDS encoding putative 6-phosphogluconolactonase, with protein sequence MATTQPNLYSFPNTEALAKELRPYVLRCQNAALARHDTFRIAVSGGSLPAVLAKALLADSNGSPEDTPQFSKWQIFFADERAVPLDDKDSNYLLLKDELLAKIPAALGEPTVYPIDEKHVHDGNTQELADAYQEALMRSFAAKDSVKLPIFDLILLGCGPDGHTCSLFPGHDLLREKDAWVAAETNSPKPPPKRITLTLPVVTSAAHIAFVATGAGKKDILKSIFDSEEGRSLPSSLVNHGAGDKVSWFTDHPAVEGVAYPRRGSL encoded by the coding sequence ATGGCGACCACCCAGCCCAATCTTTACAGTTTCCCCAACACAGAGGCCTTGGCCAAGGAATTGCGCCCCTACGTCCTCCGCTGTCAAAATGCGGCGCTCGCTCGCCATGACACCTTCCGCATCGCGGTCTCGGGCGGTTCACTCCCCGCTGTCCTCGCCAAGGCCCTCCTGGCCGACAGCAACGGCTCTCCCGAGGATACGCCGCAGTTCAGCAAGTGGCAGATTTTCTTCGCGGACGAGCGCGCGGTCCCGCTCGACGACAAGGACAGCAACTACCTCCTTCTCAAGGATGAACTCCTCGCGAAGATCCCGGCCGCGCTCGGCGAACCCACCGTCTATCCGATCGATGAGAAGCACGTGCACGACGGCAACACCCAAGAGCTGGCCGACGCCTATCAGGAAGCCCTGATGCGCTCGTTCGCCGCCAAGGATAGCGTCAAGCTGCCCATCTTCGATCTCATCCTGCTGGGCTGTGGACCCGACGGCCACACCTGCAGTCTCTTCCCCGGTCACGATCTCCTGCGCGAGAAGGACGCCTGGGTCGCCGCGGAGACCAACTCCCCCAAGCCGCCTCCCAAGCGCATCACCCTCACCCTTCCCGTTGTGACTTCCGCCGCTCACATTGCCTTTGTGGCCACCGGTGCGGGCAAGAAGGATAtcctcaagtccatcttcGACAGCGAAGAGGGTCGCAGCCTCCCGTCTTCGCTGGTGAACCACGGTGCCGGTGACAAGGTCAGCTGGTTCACTGATCACCCCGCCGTGGAAGGTGTCGCATACCCCCGTCGGGGAAGTTTGTAA